In Pelosinus sp. UFO1, one genomic interval encodes:
- a CDS encoding DUF951 domain-containing protein — protein MLVRYEVGDIVKMKKSHPCGSDRWEITRTGIDFGLKCIGCGRYVLVPRPKFEKAVKEIVEHKAT, from the coding sequence ATGCTAGTGCGTTACGAAGTTGGCGATATCGTTAAAATGAAAAAAAGTCACCCCTGTGGGTCAGACCGCTGGGAGATTACACGGACAGGAATTGATTTCGGCTTGAAGTGTATAGGTTGTGGACGTTATGTTTTAGTACCCCGTCCTAAGTTTGAAAAGGCTGTAAAAGAAATTGTTGAGCATAAAGCTACCTAA